In a single window of the Streptomyces sp. NBC_00353 genome:
- the tsaE gene encoding tRNA (adenosine(37)-N6)-threonylcarbamoyltransferase complex ATPase subunit type 1 TsaE: MEAPHNSLAADAANAPVAHPAPGETQAGAAPAGETPVTARLDVTSPEQMQALGRRIAGLLRPGDLVMLSGELGAGKTTLTRGLGEGLGVRGAVTSPTFVIARVHPSLGTGPALVHVDAYRLGGGLDEMEDLDLDVSLPESVVVVEWGDGKVEELSDDRLHVVIHRAVGDTDDERRSVTLVGIGARWSGLRAALEAAH; encoded by the coding sequence ATGGAAGCACCGCACAACAGCCTGGCGGCTGACGCCGCAAACGCACCGGTCGCGCACCCGGCGCCCGGGGAGACGCAGGCCGGAGCGGCCCCCGCCGGGGAAACCCCGGTCACCGCCCGCCTCGACGTCACCTCCCCCGAACAGATGCAGGCCCTGGGCCGCCGGATCGCCGGCCTGCTGCGCCCCGGCGACCTCGTGATGCTCAGCGGTGAGCTCGGCGCCGGGAAGACGACGCTGACCCGGGGCCTCGGTGAGGGCCTCGGGGTGCGCGGCGCCGTGACCTCTCCCACCTTTGTGATCGCCCGCGTCCACCCGTCGCTGGGCACCGGCCCGGCGCTCGTCCATGTCGACGCGTACCGGCTGGGCGGCGGGCTCGACGAGATGGAGGACCTGGACCTCGACGTGTCGCTGCCGGAGTCGGTGGTGGTCGTGGAGTGGGGCGACGGCAAGGTCGAGGAGCTGTCGGACGACCGGCTGCACGTGGTGATCCACCGCGCGGTCGGTGATACGGACGACGAACGGCGCTCGGTGACGCTGGTCGGGATCGGCGCGCGCTGGTCCGGGCTGCGGGCGGCGCTGGAAGCGGCGCACTGA
- the tsaB gene encoding tRNA (adenosine(37)-N6)-threonylcarbamoyltransferase complex dimerization subunit type 1 TsaB encodes MLLLAVDTATPAVTVALHDGTAVVAESSQVDARRHGELLLPAVDRVLGDAGTGLDAVTGVVVGVGPGPYTGLRVGLVTAATFGSVLSVPVYGLCTLDGLAYAAGRSGLEGPFAVATDARRKEVYWARYEDPRTRIGEPAVDRPADIAEQLAGLPVVGAGAALYPDAFPDARGPEHVSAGALAALAAERLAAGAQLLPPQPLYLRRPDAQVPKNYKVVTPK; translated from the coding sequence GTGCTCTTGCTCGCTGTGGATACCGCCACCCCCGCCGTCACCGTTGCCCTGCACGACGGGACCGCCGTCGTCGCCGAGTCGAGTCAGGTCGACGCCCGACGGCACGGGGAGCTGCTGCTGCCCGCTGTCGACCGGGTCCTCGGCGACGCAGGGACGGGACTCGACGCCGTGACCGGGGTGGTCGTGGGCGTCGGCCCGGGACCGTACACGGGCCTGCGGGTCGGGCTGGTGACGGCCGCGACGTTCGGCTCGGTGCTCTCCGTGCCGGTGTACGGGCTGTGCACGCTGGACGGCCTCGCGTACGCCGCCGGGCGCAGCGGCCTGGAGGGCCCGTTCGCCGTCGCGACGGACGCCCGCCGCAAGGAGGTCTACTGGGCGCGGTACGAGGACCCCCGTACCCGCATCGGTGAACCCGCCGTCGACCGGCCCGCCGACATCGCCGAACAGCTCGCCGGTCTTCCGGTGGTCGGGGCGGGCGCGGCGCTCTACCCCGACGCGTTCCCGGACGCCCGCGGTCCCGAGCACGTCTCCGCGGGTGCGCTCGCAGCCCTGGCCGCCGAGCGTCTCGCCGCGGGAGCGCAGCTGCTGCCGCCGCAGCCGCTGTATCTGCGCAGGCCCGACGCCCAGGTCCCGAAGAACTACAAGGTGGTCACCCCGAAGTGA
- the rimI gene encoding ribosomal protein S18-alanine N-acetyltransferase yields MTPPTAVLREMRWWDIDPVLELEHELFPEDAWSAGMFWSELAHARGPQATRRYVVAESPVTGRIVGYAGLAAAGDLADVQTIGVTRDHWGGGLGSELLTDLLKHATAFECAEVLLEVRVDNTRAQKLYERFGFEPIGFRRGYYQPGNIDALVMRLTVQEPAQEPVQETETD; encoded by the coding sequence GTGACGCCCCCGACTGCCGTACTGCGCGAAATGCGCTGGTGGGACATCGATCCGGTGCTGGAGCTCGAACACGAGCTGTTCCCGGAGGACGCCTGGTCGGCCGGTATGTTCTGGTCCGAGCTGGCGCACGCGCGCGGCCCGCAGGCGACCCGGCGCTATGTCGTCGCCGAGTCCCCGGTCACCGGCCGGATCGTCGGGTACGCGGGGCTCGCCGCGGCCGGTGACCTCGCCGACGTCCAGACGATCGGCGTCACCCGTGACCACTGGGGCGGCGGCCTCGGCTCGGAACTCCTCACCGACCTGCTGAAGCACGCCACGGCCTTCGAGTGCGCCGAGGTGCTGCTCGAGGTCCGGGTCGACAACACCCGCGCGCAGAAGCTGTACGAACGCTTCGGCTTCGAACCGATCGGCTTCCGCCGCGGCTACTACCAGCCGGGCAACATCGACGCGCTCGTCATGCGCCTGACGGTGCAAGAGCCCGCACAAGAGCCCGTACAAGAGACAGAGACTGACTGA